The genomic segment TCGGTCTTAGTAGAGTGAAGTGGAGCATATGTGACATGTGACGTAGCCATTTTGACTCTAATCCGTGCTTATGAAGCACCgatcaaaattatttattttgaaatatttttgaaatataaatttattattaaaaaaaaccctTACATTATCTACATACTCTTTATTTTAAGCTTTTCATagttgataatattttattattatactaCATTGTATTATTAAAtgttatcttttaaaaaaattatttaacataaaatgatttctttaagcatttgaTATCTTAGGAATTAATAACTATTAGAACAGTTAACGTGATTTCATCCATTTTAATtaaagtaggtctcttatgagacggtttcacgaatctttatctgtgagacgggtcaaccctatcgatattcacaataaaaagtaatattcttagtataaaaagtaatattttttcagatccaaataagagatcgtctcacaaaatacgactcgtgagaccgtctcacctCAGTTTTTGCTATTTAATTGTTTTGTTTAAATCAAAAATACGTTaacttatttttaattaaataagcaTGAAATTCAACAtccattatttttaatattatatccgacaaataaaaaaatcgttaattaataaaattttgaataattaaCGATAGACCAGTCAAATTAACAAGCATTGAATAATTAATATGATTCCGCCCACTGTAATCGTTTTGCTCATCGATAATATAATAAAGAAGAAAAAGCGTGTGGGTCCAGGGACTGAAATGAAATTTATGCTTATTGTTGGGTCTTTCTGTATAATTTACAGGTTGAGTTccaatgattaaattttttttttgaatttagtTGATTTTGTTGGTAACTTGGTATGAAtaatatgagtaggtctcttgtgagacggtctcatcaatttttatctatgagacggatcaatcctaccgatattcataataaaaaataatactctcagcgtaaaaagtaatactttttcatggattacccaaataagatatctgtctcacaaaatacaatccgtgagaccgtctcacacaagtttttgccaagaGTATATATTTTTGGTGTGAACTAAATTATTTCGAGTGGACAAAAGGAATTTATCGACCCCATCTgattacttttttaaaaaaaatcatttaatgttatttgtttaaataaataaattataaatagtttaaatttataaaaatcagcGAATCCATAAAAAATTAGGTAGTTCTGTGGTTCTAAATTTCTAATTGTCATTTTTTGTTTGGTAGGATTTTTCGTCATTTTTTTGACTGAAATTAATGTGGGCTTTGATTTTCATGGTGGGTTGGGGGCTgttgaaattatatatttttttaaaataaaaaattttgtaaatGTAATCTCCAAATCAAGGTAATTTCTAAATTTCCTACACCAAAAATATTAACCctatttttttacataaatattGTTGTTACttatttcttcaatttttcCAATCCTTCATAAATCTACAATAGTTACATATATAAAGTGGTGTATAAGTGTATTCATTGCTGagatttgtaattttttttttaaataagagaCTTTTGTGGAGTTATAGATTTCTATTGAGCTCGACAGAATCTCACGTATTTATAAAGattttaaatgaattttatagatttattatgcatatttttttattgacttttgtaaatttttacataaaatcctatagattttgtaattttttattcttatttttatatttgaacTATATAAGTATTTTTTACTTATCGATGTAATTTATGAAAAAACGATAAATAagtcaaaaataaatttattgtaaTTAAACATTAATTATTCAAACCAATTcaacatatttattaaattaatcaaCCTTTTTTAAGATAGATaacaataattttcaaaattaaaataattttacgcaaatttttttataaaaatttatcagTTTTGTTTTTGActatatatttaaaaacaaaataaataaaataattattttgaacctgaaaatagaaaataaatacgttaaaatatttgcaataagaATAACTTAATaagtttttaatatatttaattttatataattatctctaTATGCGtgttcataaattttaaaaaatacattatgTATCGATTaatcacacacacaacacacacacacacacatatatataatcgagtatataaattttttttattcactgTGATATGCATTAGTTTTGAGTTATAATCAAAATTAAGATGAAGATTaagtaaaattataaaattaattaaacatcaaATGTtatacaataattaatttaaaaactaaattttattcattaaaaatCGCATCTAGACATTTTATAGTTGTATCTTAGgttttaatttttatacttAATAGAATTTCAtcaaatcattaaaaatatattgacATTTGAATATATCTAAACTTTGAATACCAcgtaatattttaaaactctgCAAAAATTTTACATTGAATATcactatatttttataaaatatacaGAAGTCtaaatcaaatattaacatttaAACTATGCAAAAGTCAATAAAATCATCGAACCAATACACACTAAATATAGAACTTTTAAAAGcttgtaatattttatttatggcaACAAATAAAAATGGAGGAATTTTCCGCAGAAGCGCGTTTATCCAAATTTTAATGGGTCAACCTAAGAAGTGGAATCGCAGCCTGCTGGGGGCGATTGGAAAAAGTCAGTCGACAAGGTtgattttaataattatctcACAACACACGTTGATGGGTTTGTTGTATGCTTTCCCGAGCTATAATATATTCGTTCACACTGCTACAATTGAATTTTAAAGTGTTCGAATTCGACTCGAGTTTGGCTCGACTTGGATTTCAAATTCGATCTATCCAAGTTTTATATGAATCTTGATTTAACAAAGCGAAAGATATACTGAATTTTTTAgtttgaaaataagaatttcctAACGAAATTTCAAAATTGCAGTTCCTATCACCTAACAACAACATGGTTAATTAACACTCTAgcaattttgtgttttatttttagaataagtctcttgtgagatgatttcacgaatctttatttgtgagacgggtcaaccctaccgacaTTCACAATAGAATataatacgacatgtgagatcatctcacacaagtttttctGTTATTTTAACATGGATTTATcatcctttaattaattgtttgtGACCAACCACGTTATTGCCTATAAATTCACTCCTATGATGCTAAAAACATCCATCTCTCTTTTTCTCTGAACTGATCCTCTTCAAATTCTTGCAgtaaattaaatcaaaagccATCTGTGTTGGGATTCAGTAGAAATGGTGAATATCCGTGCCGCCCATGTCGTGCCGCCGGCGGAGCCGACCCCGAACGAGGTTATGTATCTGAATGCATGTGATCAAATTAAAGATATAACACACACTCCTACCATCTACTTCTATAAACATTCCGCGGCCTTGGAGGCTGTAAATGTCATATCTAGGCTCAAAGATTCACTCAGCAGAGCCTTGGTGCTGTTTTACCCGATCGCAGGGCGGCTGAACTGGGCGGATGAAGGTGGCAGCCGGGTAGAGCTTCACTGCAATGGGAAGGGAGTCCTCATTTTTGAAGCTGAGTCCGACGCTAAAGTTGAGGATTTCGGGGATTTCACGCCAAATGCTGAAATCCAGGCCCTGATTCCTTCCATGGATTACACTACTCCGATCGATCAGATCCCGATGGTTATTGTTCAGTTGACAAGGTTCAAATGCGGAGGAGTTAGCATTGGCATGGGGATTTCCCACGTCATGGCGGATGGTCCAAGTGCTCTTCATTTTGTCAATGAATGGACCAAATTCGCTCGCGGCGAAGCCGCCGGGCCTAATGTTCCACCGTTTCTTGATCGGAAAATATTGGATACCGAAAAaccattgaattttaaatttgacCCGGCGGTGCTGCGTCCCCCGCCTACTTTAATCGGCCAAGAAGACAGCATGGAACAGAGAAAAAAGCCAATCACAGTTGCTTTTCTCAATCTCAGCAGATTACAAATCGAGAAACTCCGCAACAGAGCCAACATGGATTTCGATGCAGAAAAGAACGGGAGCAGCCGTGGCTACAGCAGATTCGAGGCAGTAGCAGCCCACATATGGCGTTGCACAAGCAAAGCACGCGGCCACATCCCTGAGCAGCAAACAAGCCTACACTTTCCCGCGGATTTCCGCAACAAAATGAATCCACCCCTTCCAAAAAGCTACTTCGGCAACGCCCTGATCCGAGTCGAGGCCACGGATAATTCAGGAAACTTACTGCTAAACTCCCTCGGCATGGCTTCCAGGAAAATACGGGAGGCCGTAGGGAAAGTGACTGAGGAAACAGTTAGAGCATATTTAGATTTTTTGAAGGGATTACCGGATGTGGGTCGATTCAGATCCTTGGACAACAACGGGAGGCCAAAGGGAGATTTTTACGGCAATCCGAATCTGGCGATTATAAGCTGGACTGCGCTGCCGCTCTACGGGGCAGATTTCGGGTGGGGAAAGGAGATTCATTTGGGGCCTGGAATGATGGGATTTGATGGGAAAACATTCATAATTCCTGGACAGAATGGAGATGGTTCGTTTAATGTTGCAATATGGCTGCAGGAAGAACACATGCCAGCTTTCAAGAAATGGTTCTACGATGATATTTGATCATCATCAACTTCTATTCTAAGCTATAACATGGAAGTTTCTCAAGTGATTCAATTTGTTTATGTATCAAATTCAATAACTTTTcagtttgtttggttttattgtGTGTATATACACGCATTATACATACACGTTAATGTATTAATGAAATTAAACTATCAGGTTTGAAAGCATGAATATATCAGTTTCTTGCCATATCTGTTTAAATAATAATGtcatgttcatttttttttacaaaaataaagatataatatatatatatatatatataatttcaggattttatatgttttacTTTACTGAGTTgtaataaattttgtttttgatttttttgaaatcAGTACAACTCAAGTGTGATCTCATTAAATTGCCATTGCCAAGTCTTGTGGAGTTATTGAcaagtttgatttttttcttgtagtgagtTATTGACAACGTTCAACGTGTTTACATATTCACACTTGAGTAGATCGAGACAAACTCATGTATTTTTATTCACGAGACGAGTCAGtcatgttcatatttacaataaaaactaatatttttgacataaaaaataatatttttcataagtgGCCTAAATTGACGATTCCTATCACAAAATTGATGTGTGAGATTGTGTCACAAGATTTTGTATgttcatatatattatatgctCCCATTGCGtgtataataattatatttttttaaaaaaagtatattGTAATAGTCATCTACATGTAGtactaaaaaaatcaaaattacatggaaaaaaaattcataatcatAACCGGAGGACTAGCTTCTATCAATAATTTTCATGCGCGAATTAGGATTAATCTACTTCAAGGtgaaaatgattaaattaataaaaatcattcacTTGTTCTGAATCTGATGCTCCATTTATATACATAGGGAGACCAATCGAACTCTCTTTCGTGCCGAATTTGATAAAATATAGTTTCATTTAAGTCAATAAAGGGCTATgctacttttaaaaaaaaataataaatagtcTTCGTGTCTTTCATTTTCATCTTTACGtaaatgaaaagataaaacaCGATTAcactatatatttattaaagtCATAGTTTAAGGGTCTTTGAACATTGCAAGCCTACTTGTTGAATTGGCTTCAACGTTGATTTTATTGCTTCAAACTTGCATAAGCATAACTGTGTGATCGTGTTCGACACAATCCGCTGTCACAACCCTTCCCGGTGTATCCCGGAGGCCGGACATGTACAGTAGCTCGTCGTTCGACGTCCGTATACGTCATGTAGTACATATGTACAGAAGACGAGAGACGTgctcaaattatttttatttttatttttatttataattaccAACAGAGCCAGTCGCAGTTGAATCTTATTTTAGTTAAAAGACATAGTATGTTTTTAACATTAAATTTGCACATCCGCAGAAATAGTTAGGTATTCATGATAAATGGATCTAGCCGTCACTTTCAAATTCTTCATAGATGGCTCATTCTATTATACATGGAGAATATTACTCCCCGTCCATGATACTCTCATTGTATTTTTTGAAAACCGAAATAAACGAACCAAcataaaaatcaattattttggTCGGTGATCGAATTAAccgaaattttaagaaaaaacaaacaaatgaatatttaaaatgttgaaGAGTTTAGTTAAGAGTTCTGAGTGCTCGGGAAAAAGTTGAAATTTTGTCTATGTATTATCATAACTAGAAATAGAGGAAATGAAAGATTTTGGCAATGCTGCCGGAAACATAGCTGTTAAGTTATAAACCTAAAAAAATACCATCCCAAAATGTTTGGCTATTGAGTGGTATAACTTTTTTGAGTTTATAATTAGTTGCTATTTGTCTAATGTATCAATATGAAACAAGTGTAACATTGATTATCCCTTGAGAAACCGACGTCGGCGCTGTgccactctatattgttgtcaCTTTACTTTCAGTATGATAGCCTTTTTCTATATCGTCCCATCCGCTATGTCAACTGTCAACCAGAGCATGGGTATTAGGTTGTAAATATAATACCAATCACATCTTAACTTGATTATATTAATTACAAATTGTAGTAAAAAATCTTATACAAAGATATCTTAATCATAccattgtttatatatatatatatatatatatatgttgttcACCTACCATATCCAACGATGAAGTGATACTCATTTATGGATATGatgaaatatatacaaattataCATGTAATAGGTGACAGTAGATGAGTGTCACATCATTAATGAGCACAacaattcaatgatgttttaatacCTTTATCCATTCAAATGAAAGCAATACTtgcctctatatatatatagattccACTATTGAAAATTAGCactagtatttttttaaaaaaaatattaacaaattAACGCATCTTGAATTTAGAAGTGCAGCCATGAAAACGTGAATTAAAAAACATTAATTCAGACTTATCCATAGGTTTCTTAGAGTGTTGGCGGTAAAAATTCAACGAAGGAAAAAGTGTAGGAACTAGTTCAGTTAGATGAATAAGTTGTTTTTCTTTAGTATAAGAAAAAATAGAGAAAATGTCGGAACTAATTGATTCCATCATCCATGGGTCTGTTTACCATTGCGCAAACACTtatgtgagatgatctcacgaattttgtgagacaaatctttaTTTGGGTCTTctctgaaaaaaaaattacttttatgctaagaatattactttttattataactATCGGTAAAGTTGATCCGTCTCAAGATaaagactcgtgagaccgtctcacaaaaatcataataatacCATCATGCAATATCAATATGCTTAGTTTTCAAAACTTTGAGAGAGCTGGATTTTTGAATGTGTATCGAAAGATAGTGGGATGGTTTATCATAATGCAAGACCAATATGCTAGTTTTCAAAACTCTGTGAGAGCTGATGTTTGCCAAGTGCGTTTCGAAAGATAAATTCGGTATATTACATTGTCgtccaaaataataaaaataaataaaatattagggttaatttgcaaaatttttgaaaaactcaATTGGAAAACAAAAAATTGAAGCATAAATACATACGTAATTCACCCCCATTCAAATATACCACCCAATCATTGAAGAAAAAACAGGAAGGAGGACATAACAGAGAACTCAtccattgattatatcatattTGATCGTAGAAGCATTTCTTGAATTCTGGCATGTGTTCTTCTTGCAGCCATATGGCAATATTAAACGAGCCATCTCCATTATGACTAGGAATTATGAACGTTTTCCCATCGAAACCCATCGGTCCAGGTCCCATATGGATCTCCTTCCCCCATCCAAAATCTGCGCCGTAGAGCGGCAGCGCCGTCCAGCTGATGATCGCCAGATTCGGGTTTCCGTAGAAATCTCCCTTCGGCCGGCCGTTGTTATCCAATGATCTGAATCGACCCACGTCTGGTAGATTCTTCAAGAATTCCAAGTAGGATCTCACTGTATTTTCGCTCACCTTTTCAACTGCTTCGCGTATTTTCTTGGAAGCTGCACCGAGGGAGCTCGATAACAGGTTTCCGGAGTTATCAGTGGCTTCAACACGGATCAGGGCGTTGCCAAAGAAGTTTCTTGGAATGGGTGGATTCATTTTGTTGCGGAAATCAGCGGGGAAGTGTAGGCTGGTTTGCTGCTCGGAGACGTGGCCGCGTGCTTTGCTTGTGCAACGCCAGATGTGAGCTGCGACGGCTTCGAATCGGCTGTATCCGCGGCTGGTTGTGTTCTTTTCTAGTTGGAGTTCCAGGTTCGCTTTGTTGCGGAGTTTCTCGATTCGAAGTTTGCTGAGATTGAGAAAAGCGACAGTGATAGGCTTCTTTCTCTGTTCCATGTTGTCCTCTTGGCCAATTATCGTCGGCGGCGGACGCAGAACCGATGGGTCGAAGGTGGAATCAAGTTGCTTGTCTGTTTCCAGCACTTTCCGATCGAGGTATGGCGCAGAAATGGGTTCACCGCCGCGTGAAATTTTAGCCCACTGGTCCACGAAGTGGAGAGCACTCGGCCCATCCGCCATGACATGTGAGATCCCGAGGCCTATGCTAACTCCGCCGCAACGGAAACGCGTTAGCTGCACTACAACCATCGGGATTTCATCAATCGGGGTGGTGTAATCTACGGAAGGAATCAAATCCTGTATAGACGAGGTCGGAGTAAAGTCCCCAAAGTCCTCCACCGCCGCCTCCGACTCCGCCTCAAAAATGGGGACACCTTTTCCATTATAGTGAAGCTCCACCCTGCTGCCACCTTCGGCCGACCAGCTCAACCGCCCCGCCAGAGGGTAAAACAGTACCAACGCTTTACTCAGCGAATCCTTGAGAATCGAAATGGCATCCCCGGCATCCAACGCGGCCGAGTGTTTATAGAAGTAAATAGTCGGAGTGTGTGATATATCTTTGATCTGATCAGAAGCGTTGAAATACATGGCTCCATCTGGGGTCGGCTCCGCCGGCCGGACGACATGTGTAGCTCTCAGAGTTACCATTTTTGTGGATGATTGCCGGGGGTGAATGGAAGAAGAAAGAAAGActgaatattatatatatatatatcccgcGAGCAATCTGAGTTGCAGATTGATGGGTGGTGGTAGGTGGCAACTACTCATTTGTATCTCACTAAATATGTTAattccattttttaaaaatctcgatatatattttaactttaattaattaataataataataataataataataataataataagtgacAAGAGCACGTTACatgattatattatatatatatatatatgtacattgtattggaaaataatatttaaaatatgtgtattgaatatttgaatgttgaaaataagaattgtaaatattgaaaattagtgtgtgatgatgtaggtaatgatgtattttatttttggattatttgtaaagatttcctataaatagatctctcatttgtgaagaaaatcacaattgagtagagagaaaaatattataaagtgtgtagtttggtaaattttgagagtttgagatttttactttttaccataaatttttactttttcacaacacgttatcagcacgaagctctaaaagtcctacatacttttccaagctccaaacagaagaaaaaggtaacaaaaataattatatttattttactgttatttatttattgtgtatttatttaatatacaatataatgttattattagaaataataaaaataattttttcataaacttgttataaatcctgggaggatgttaagacgacatcccacactcccggtaagggatacgacaagtataaaagcctataaggtttttaaacaaaataaattatgacactcattataatactatgatatgatatacataattatttaaacatgtctaatattatatatatcatattattaccataaaattatacaaatacatacctttattttttttgtaccccaacggtcataaatggtaaaaaacggctagtttttgccctataaatatgatctcacaaacacattccatcactccaactttctcttcttctctaaaaattattcatcatcaaatttttcgaagaaaaaagaagatggctttctcaatgatatttttaattattttggttgtcatactcacgagtcttgtatttatcggagaatatcctcctcgtgcgttttctttatttttacaaatacgtgtacttgttgtttatccgttactttgtattgcaataattattaactaataaaatgcatcgtaattttttttagtaccaccatgtcaaatttaacaaagctcgaatttgttgcgctcgacatcacgggaaagaattatatgtcatggactctagatgtagaaatgcatcttgagtcattgggtctaagcgagaccattaaagaaaatggcatatgcacgtcacaagaaaaggcaagagccatgatatttttgcgtcgacatctcgacgatggattgaaatgtgaatatctgactgaaaaaaatcccatggcttcgtggaagggattaaaagaaagattcgaacatataagagaagttatacttccgaccgcccgggatgaatggaatacattgagattccaagactttaaaaaagtcagtgattacaattcggtgatgtatagaataatctcgcaattaaaattttgtggacatgaggtcacagaatctgagatgcttgaaaaaacattttccacgtttcatgcatcaaatattactctacagcaacaatatagagtacgtggattcgcgagatattctgaactcatcgcctgtcttcttgtggcggaaaaaaacaacgagctattaatgagaaatcatcagtcccgacccactggatcaacagcatttccagaagtaaatgctgtaaataaaaatgaatttaaacatggaaaccaaaatcaaattcaaagacaaggttttggtcgaggtcgaggtcgtggacgcggacgcggacgtggacgtggaattggccgtggtcgtggtcaaggccgtggttttgaaaataatcgagatagttatttttataactcatctcaaaagaacgtcccaaaccatccacagaaaagacatcatgagaatacaagtgttaatgagaagcactcaaaaagatatgaaagttcttgttacagatgtggtactccaggacattggtccaaagtttgtcgagcccctgagcacctttgtaaactttataaagaatcattaaaggggaaagaaaaggagaccaacttcactgaacgcagtgaccgtttgagtgattcaactcattttgatgctggtgattttatgaatgatttctctggaaatgatcaatatgttggtgggatagaaatgaacaatattgatgctgcagattttctcaacgatttctctaaaaattaacaatataatggtagaatataaatgtacaataatctatttttcatgtattcatagaataatgttttattgtataattatgatttgtgttatatttaaatatatattgcaagtaatttatttcattgcataatttttttgaagttcaaatatggaaaatgctatgagcaaagctgaagtttgcatacccgatagtggtacaacgcacactatcctccgagataaaagatatttcttggaactaaaaccaacaaaaacaacggtgaatacaatatcaggtcctgtagacttgattaaaggatgtggtaaagcacaattttttttacctaatgatacaaaattttttatcaatgatgctttatattcaccacaatcgaaaagaaatttgttgagttttaatgatatatattcccatgggtatgatactcaaacaatgaatgaagggaatgagaaatatatgtgtcttatcacatataaatcaggaaagaaatatgtgattgaaaaactaccaatgttccctactggattgcattatacacatataagtcccattgaatcaaaca from the Primulina tabacum isolate GXHZ01 chromosome 16, ASM2559414v2, whole genome shotgun sequence genome contains:
- the LOC142529842 gene encoding spermidine hydroxycinnamoyl transferase-like, whose amino-acid sequence is MVNIRAAHVVPPAEPTPNEVMYLNACDQIKDITHTPTIYFYKHSAALEAVNVISRLKDSLSRALVLFYPIAGRLNWADEGGSRVELHCNGKGVLIFEAESDAKVEDFGDFTPNAEIQALIPSMDYTTPIDQIPMVIVQLTRFKCGGVSIGMGISHVMADGPSALHFVNEWTKFARGEAAGPNVPPFLDRKILDTEKPLNFKFDPAVLRPPPTLIGQEDSMEQRKKPITVAFLNLSRLQIEKLRNRANMDFDAEKNGSSRGYSRFEAVAAHIWRCTSKARGHIPEQQTSLHFPADFRNKMNPPLPKSYFGNALIRVEATDNSGNLLLNSLGMASRKIREAVGKVTEETVRAYLDFLKGLPDVGRFRSLDNNGRPKGDFYGNPNLAIISWTALPLYGADFGWGKEIHLGPGMMGFDGKTFIIPGQNGDGSFNVAIWLQEEHMPAFKKWFYDDI
- the LOC142529103 gene encoding spermidine hydroxycinnamoyl transferase-like; protein product: MVTLRATHVVRPAEPTPDGAMYFNASDQIKDISHTPTIYFYKHSAALDAGDAISILKDSLSKALVLFYPLAGRLSWSAEGGSRVELHYNGKGVPIFEAESEAAVEDFGDFTPTSSIQDLIPSVDYTTPIDEIPMVVVQLTRFRCGGVSIGLGISHVMADGPSALHFVDQWAKISRGGEPISAPYLDRKVLETDKQLDSTFDPSVLRPPPTIIGQEDNMEQRKKPITVAFLNLSKLRIEKLRNKANLELQLEKNTTSRGYSRFEAVAAHIWRCTSKARGHVSEQQTSLHFPADFRNKMNPPIPRNFFGNALIRVEATDNSGNLLSSSLGAASKKIREAVEKVSENTVRSYLEFLKNLPDVGRFRSLDNNGRPKGDFYGNPNLAIISWTALPLYGADFGWGKEIHMGPGPMGFDGKTFIIPSHNGDGSFNIAIWLQEEHMPEFKKCFYDQI